One region of Quercus lobata isolate SW786 chromosome 2, ValleyOak3.0 Primary Assembly, whole genome shotgun sequence genomic DNA includes:
- the LOC115974098 gene encoding probable disease resistance protein At4g27220 → MLGTEIVGSAVAAEVYKDGRRIANNINQTVNYAHDLKKHYKRLTDIAEKLSARKEDIVAEANKYKTKQFTRECQVWMSTVTKSEEDVQKLKTKYEKVRGKKRLWRVFHHRFRAKLSKSMAEKCDELHNLWSEAKFERGMMVEKPPERVRIMHAPKIEDKPSLHCVVEDILGLLRDGNVKKIGLWGMVGIGKTTIMQNLNDNEDIAKMFDIVIWVHVSQDWSVEKLQHVIIDRLKLNMEGITNVDEIAWRISMELECKKYLLLLDEVWDILDLKKIGIYDNQKDSKVVLATRYRHICREMDELINVKRMSKEDAWKMFKEKVGQNINISDVEPIAKLVVRECAGLPLLIDRVASTFRRKDNFHLWHDGLMRLQRWRSIKVQGMDELIEFLKFCYEDLDADNKKFCFLYTALYPEDYDIYIDYLLECWKAEGFIHDADDFKVARGKGHTILDELIKVSLLERSKKMNHVCMNKVLRNMALKISSQSEDFKILMKTQEELQEPHNEEEWQQVNRISLMDSKLCILPELPDCNNLKTLLLQKNNDLKVIPNGFFRYMQNLLVLDLHGTGIASLPSSVSCLTYLRALYLNSCINLMGLKYLEELKHLEVLDIRRTGINHLPIQIGYLIQLKCLRMSLSNFGLGKSGDVECHQNVFSNLSLLEELRIDVDPNNRRWEGVVKSITEEVATLKCLTSLSIYFPDVDCLKSFISTSPLWKEMHFTFHFSVGYHGSSSYHIQDCFEYQIRKCFKLANGEGVNPAISEVLANSETLELIGHKGASRLSDFGIENINKMRGCLIEGCDDIETIIDGDSERRSALENLEKMYINNVPKLESIWEGPVHSGSLANLTSLILMKCPKLKKIFSNEFEPKVLPKLKTLELYDLPKVKSICTDDSLEWPSLENIKISMCQSLTRLPFNCENAVNLRCIECQQLWWSALVWNEDTIEQRLRSICIFN, encoded by the exons ATGTTGGGAACAGAGATAGTAGGTTCTGCAGTTGCAGCTGAGGTGTACAAAGATGGGAGACGGATTGCCAATAACATAAATCAGACTGTTAATTATGCGCATGACCTGAAAAAACACTATAAAAGGTTAACAGATATTGCAGAGAAGCTATCTGCTAGAAAGGAAGATATAGTGGCTGAAGCAAACAAATATAAGACGAAACAGTTCACTAGAGAATGCCAAGTTTGGATGTCTACAGTCACGAAGAGTGAAGAAGATGTGCAAAAACTGAAAACCAAGTACGAGAAAGTACGAGGTAAAAAGCGGTTATGGAGGGTATTTCACCATCGTTTCCGTGCAAAACTTAGCAAAAGCATGGCAGAGAAGTGCGATGAGCTACATAACCTCTGGTCAGAGGCAAAATTTGAGAGGGGAATGATGGTTGAGAAACCGCCAGAACGTGTGAGAATTATGCATGCACCCAAAATAGAAGACAAGCCATCACTCCACTGCGTTGTTGAAGATATATTGGGCCTCCTAAGAGATGggaatgttaaaaaaattggacTTTGGGGAATGGTAGGAATCGGGAAAACAACAATAATGCAGAACTTAAATGACAATGAAGACATTGCTAAAATGTTTGATATTGTCATATGGGTTCATGTATCACAAGATTGGAGTGTAGAAAAGTTGCAACATGTAATTATAGATCGGCTAAAATTGAATATGGAAGGCATCACTAACGTTGATGAAATTGCTTGGAGAATATCTATGGAGTTGGAATGCAAGAAGTATCTACTTCTTTTGGATGAAGTTTGGGACATTCTGGATCTAAAAAAGATAGGTATCTATGACAACCAAAAGGATAGCAAGGTGGTATTGGCGACTAGATATCGTCACATTTGTCGTGAAATGGATGAGTTGATTAATGTGAAACGAATGTCTAAAGAAGATGCATGGAAAATGTTTAAGGAGAAAGTCggtcaaaatataaatatttcaGATGTTGAGCCAATAGCCAAGCTAGTTGTTCGAGAGTGTGCTGGTTTGCCGCTCTTAATAGATAGGGTAGCAAGCACCTTCAGAAGAAAGGATAACTTCCACCTGTGGCATGATGGATTAATGCGTTTGCAAAGATGGCGTAGTATCAAAGTCCAAGGCATGGATGAATTGATTgagtttttaaagttttgttatGAAGATTTAGATGctgacaataaaaaattttgctttttgtaCACTGCATTATATCCTGAAGACTATgacatatatatagattatttgtTGGAATGTTGGAAAGCTGAAGGTTTTATTCATGATGCTGATGATTTTAAAGTTGCACGTGGGAAAGGGCATACCATATTGGATGAACTTATCAAAGTATCTTTGCTAGAGAGGAGCAAGAAGATGAATCATGTATGTATGAACAAAGTGTTGCGGAATATGGCCCTTAAAATTTCTTCCCAAAGCGAAGATTTTAAGATTTTGATGAAAACCCAAGAGGAGCTACAAGAGCCCCACAATGAGGAAGAATGGCAGCAGGTAaatcgaatctctttgatggATAGCAAATTGTGCATTTTACCAGAATTGCCAGATTGCAACAATCTTAAAACATTGCTgctacaaaaaaataatgaccTGAAAGTGATTCCTAATGGATTCTTTAGATACATGCAAAATCTACTAGTTCTAGACTTACACGGCACTGGAATTGCGTCATTACCATCATCTGTGTCTTGCTTGACGTATTTAAGAGCATTGTATCTGAATTCTTGCATCAATTTAATGGGGCTTAAGTACTTAGAAGAACTAAAGCATCTTGAGGTGCTTGATATTCGACGAACTGGGATTAATCATTTACCAATTCAAATTGGATATTTGATTCAGTTGAAGTGTTTACGTATGTCCCTGTCAAATTTTGGCTTGGGAAAATCAGGGGATGTTGAATGTCATCAAAATGTCTTTTCAAATCTTTCTTTATTGGAAGAACTAAGAATTGATGTAGATCCGAACAATCGAAGGTGGGAGGGAGTTGTAAAGTCTATTACAGAGGAGGTGGCTACCTTGAAATGTTTGACTTCTCTTTCAATTTACTTTCCCGATGTGGACTGCCTTAAGAGTTTTATCTCGACAAGCCCATTGTGGAAGGAAATGCACTTCACATTCCACTTTTCTGTTGGTTATCATGGCTCATCAAGTTATCATATTCAAGATTGTTTTGAATACCAAATAAGGAAGTGTTTCAAGCTTGCAAATGGTGAAGGTGTAAATCCTGCAATTTCAGAGGTTCTTGCAAATTCTGAaacattagaattgattggTCATAAAGGAGCTTCAAGATTATCAGATTTTGGTattgaaaatatcaataaaatgcGAGGTTGTTTAATTGAAGGCTGCGATGATATTGAAACAATTATTGATGGTGATAGTGAAAGAAGAAGTGCATTAGAAAACTTGGAAAAGATGTACATAAATAATGTCCCAAAATTAGAAAGCATATGGGAAGGTCCAGTACATAGTGGAAGCCTAGCTAACCTAACAAGTTTAATCTTAATGAAATGTCCgaagttgaaaaaaatattctcCAATG aGTTTGAACCCAAGGTGCTTCCCAAACTGAAAACGCTTGAGCTCTATGATCTTCCAAAAGTGAAAAGCATTTGTACTGATGACTCATTGGAGTGGCCATCTTTAGAGAATATTAAGATATCCATGTGCCAGTCGTTGACAAGATTGCCTTTCAACTGTGAGAACGCAGTCAATTTGAGATGTATTGAATGCCAACAATTATGGTGGAGTGCGTTGGTATGGAATGAAGATACTATTGAACAAAGATTACGGTCTATATGCATTTTCAACTAG